The Nitrospirota bacterium nucleotide sequence TCAAGACACTCCTCTGCCGTCTCTCCCTGAGACACCACGCCGAGAGCGGGAGACTCTACCCAAAAACCACCCGCCTCCGTATCAGGATGCAAAATAACCTCATACCGCTTACCGTAAACCATTACCATATCTTTGTCAGCAGTTATCATTATACTAAACACTAATACTATTTGATACAAAAATGCAACCGCGTTGTTTCCTTTATCTGCGCCATCTGCGGATTAATCTTTTTTTGAATTACTTATTTACAGCCACAGGCTTACCAAACAAATCCATCTGTCTGATACGTTTTCCAGAGGCTGTATCCCAAACCGACACCGTACCGTTCCATAACCCAGCTACCACTGATTTCCCATCCGGCGTAAGCGACAACGATGAGACATGTCTTGAACCCTCCGGGAAAACCGCCGCCTCGTTGCCTGAGGATATGTCCCACACCCGGATAAGCCCTGTGGCCCCGCCCGATACGGCATACTTGTCATCCGGAGTGATTACTATAGAGGACACCGCGGCAGTGTGTCCCATAAGCGCTTTTACTTCACGCCCCAGCTCTGTGTCCCACACTCTGACCGCCCCGTCATACCCCCCCCCTGTCAACATAAACCGCCCCGATTTACTTATCGCTATTGTCTTTATGTCCTTAGTGTTGCCGACAAAGGTTTTTATCTCTGAGGCCGATTTAATATCCCAAAGTTTCAACCTGTTATCCATCCCCGCCGACACTGCATACCGCCCGTCTGCGGTCACGGCTATTGCCACAATGTTGCTCTTTGGGCCGGTAAAAGCCGATAACTCCCTGCCTGAGGTTATGTCCCACAGTTTTAATTTGTCGTTTTTGGCGGCACTTAACAGCTGATTGCTGCCTGCCACTAACGCTATAGCGTTTATCTGGTCTTTGTGGCCGGCAAAGGTTTTTAGTTTTCTCCCTGTCACAGCGTCCCAGCGTTTGACTGTGTTGCCGACAATTCCAACCACTGATTTCCCGTCCGGCGTCAGAAACGCTGATTTAATCGGATGAATGTTGCTTGTAATTTCACTAACCACAGCGCCGGTTTTGATGTCTGTGATTTTGACCTGCCCGGAGCTGTCTATCATCTTGTTGCGTGCGCCGCCAACCGCAATGAACCTGCCATCTGTTGATACATTTACTGAGGTAACATCACCGTTAAACCCTGCCGGTTTAAAGAGAGTTTTATCACTTGCTGTGTCTGCATGGGCTCCGGGCTGAAGCCTATAAACTGTCACCTGGCTTATCCCCGGTGACGTAAACTGCCCGTATATGTCCGGAACCGGCATGTTGCCAATTACCGGGCCATCATGAATAGCAAAGGTTACCGGTGCGTAGTACTTTGCGTATTTTAACGGGGGATACAGAGGCTCTGCCGGTGTATCCTCCGATACGCACTCCGGAAATATCCACTCCGGCAGAGTCCGGAAATCCACTGTCTCTATAAATCTTGCATTAATCACACGCATACCGGTGTAAAACATCAGGGCAAACTCCGGGCATGACGACAGTACCGTATCGGTGGGTTTACCTGCTTTTTGCAAGTAATTGACCGTATCCTCTAATTGGTTTGACGAGTCAGCCAGAGTGTTTTTTATCAGATTATAGACCGTAATTTTTGGGTAGTGCATCACAAGCATAGGTTCATTTAAAGACTTAAACGGATATGCGCTTACATAGGAGATATAGTTTGTAAAACATAAAAGACATATCAGAGGCAGCCTAAGCCACACAGGACGCACATAGTTTGCCAGAATAAACACTATCAAAAGCACAAAAACCGGTATAAGATGCACTATATATCTTATGTAAATTTCCGGAGCAAGTGAGACGATAGCCAGGTTAAAAGGTATGGTAAGAACCAGAAACGCCATAATATCTTTCTGAAGTGCTGGCACATTTGGCAGGACGCCACCCCTTGTGTTTGGAACTATCCACCGAAACAGATAGTACGCAGGCGGAATAAAAATCAAAACAAAAGGGAAAATATTGAAATGAATCTCAGAAATATAAAACTGTAGTTTAGAGACAATATCCCCCCTGCCCATAAGACCAGACTGGCCCCAGGGCT carries:
- a CDS encoding type II toxin-antitoxin system HicB family antitoxin; protein product: MVYGKRYEVILHPDTEAGGFWVESPALGVVSQGETAEECLEMIKEAMELYLEDTAGAQANIA
- a CDS encoding glycosyltransferase family 39 protein, which gives rise to MYENPIKPLKSVTVFDSLLYAALCIYTVFILFYNLSDRYFWADEAETADLAVSITKFGIPKAYDGKNYISLYGPSIFENKSNIVTWRPWLDEYLAAASFKTFGFTTTAGRIPFTTTGAAAVFLMALLSYRIFKSHKAAISAAALVAASELFVLHARQCRYYSIVIFAEILLILALYNILTGKRKSGIAILTASLALQFYTNYIVMGGSVFAIWILAVFTRKRNKGFLPSVLISISAFSLIALPWLIYAKPWGQSGLMGRGDIVSKLQFYISEIHFNIFPFVLIFIPPAYYLFRWIVPNTRGGVLPNVPALQKDIMAFLVLTIPFNLAIVSLAPEIYIRYIVHLIPVFVLLIVFILANYVRPVWLRLPLICLLCFTNYISYVSAYPFKSLNEPMLVMHYPKITVYNLIKNTLADSSNQLEDTVNYLQKAGKPTDTVLSSCPEFALMFYTGMRVINARFIETVDFRTLPEWIFPECVSEDTPAEPLYPPLKYAKYYAPVTFAIHDGPVIGNMPVPDIYGQFTSPGISQVTVYRLQPGAHADTASDKTLFKPAGFNGDVTSVNVSTDGRFIAVGGARNKMIDSSGQVKITDIKTGAVVSEITSNIHPIKSAFLTPDGKSVVGIVGNTVKRWDAVTGRKLKTFAGHKDQINAIALVAGSNQLLSAAKNDKLKLWDITSGRELSAFTGPKSNIVAIAVTADGRYAVSAGMDNRLKLWDIKSASEIKTFVGNTKDIKTIAISKSGRFMLTGGGYDGAVRVWDTELGREVKALMGHTAAVSSIVITPDDKYAVSGGATGLIRVWDISSGNEAAVFPEGSRHVSSLSLTPDGKSVVAGLWNGTVSVWDTASGKRIRQMDLFGKPVAVNK